In Clostridiales bacterium, the genomic stretch AATCCTTAAAACAGCAACGAGATAAAATATAGAACTATTCTATCACAAGAAGCGCTAAAAAGACAAATTCATAAAAAGCCAAGAACTAATCTCGTCCGTAAGAATAACGGTAATAATACCGTCTATGATGGTTTTTGGATCTATTTAGCACAACGCCCAAAAGGTTGCCGTTGACATATTTTATTTCTTCTATTGCTTTGGCAACCTGTCTATAATCGGAAACGCCTTCTTCGGCTACCAATACGACGCCGTCGCAGATATTTGACAATATCAAGGCGTCGCTTACAACGCCCACGGGCGGAGTGTCCAAAATTATCCAATCATATTCCCTGCACAAGTTGTTAAGCAAGTCGTTCATTTCGGGGCTTAACAAAAGCTTGGTCGGGTTGGGGGATTTTACTCCGGCCGTCAAATACCATAGGTTATCCACTTTGGATTTTTTTATCGCGTCGTCCACCTTAACATCGTCGCAAAGAACATGGGTAAGACCTATAGTGTTTTCTTCTTTAAATAATTTATGGACGCAGGGTTT encodes the following:
- a CDS encoding CpsD/CapB family tyrosine-protein kinase, translating into MFNKKKKSKKEIYPLITDKGVNFSYDEAFRVFAVNLRFTFAQKSSRKVIIAGFSEDMGKTMISVNLAIAMAQSGFKVLLIDCDLRKPCVHKLFKEENTIGLTHVLCDDVKVDDAIKKSKVDNLWYLTAGVKSPNPTKLLLSPEMNDLLNNLCREYDWIILDTPPVGVVSDALILSNICDGVVLVAEEGVSDYRQVAKAIEEIKYVNGNLLGVVLNRSKNHHRRYYYRYSYGRD